A window from Nitrospirota bacterium encodes these proteins:
- a CDS encoding prepilin-type N-terminal cleavage/methylation domain-containing protein codes for MERSTGIGKQRRWGSRGFTIIELMMVVSIVGILATLAVPSYQTAVRKAKEAALRQDLFTLRDLLDQHRADQGKYPDSLQALVSAGYLRRIPADPFTGSTTTWQEIAEPTEGGVFDVYSGSDLIGTNGVPYNRW; via the coding sequence ATGGAACGAAGTACAGGGATTGGTAAGCAACGGCGGTGGGGGTCCCGCGGCTTTACAATCATCGAGTTGATGATGGTCGTCTCGATCGTGGGCATTCTCGCGACGCTGGCTGTGCCGTCCTATCAAACGGCGGTCCGCAAGGCCAAGGAGGCCGCGCTGCGACAAGACCTCTTTACGCTCCGTGATCTGCTCGATCAGCATCGAGCCGACCAGGGGAAATATCCTGATTCCTTGCAAGCATTGGTCTCGGCGGGTTATCTGCGTCGAATCCCGGCGGACCCGTTCACGGGCTCCACGACGACATGGCAGGAAATCGCCGAGCCGACCGAAGGCGGCGTCTTCGATGTCTACTCCGGCTCCGACCTGATCGGCACGAACGGCGTGCCCTATAACCGGTGGTGA
- a CDS encoding type II secretion system protein, with protein sequence MKQSGVTLIELLVTLTIIMILASVAMPLSRVSGKRVREIELRQHLRTMRAAIDTFKLEWNRDGDMLIGPACLKNKLTCKDVTSVYGYPKSLDVLLGVKLTGQEATVRGTTMRRYLRAIPVDPITGKPDWLLRCYRDPPNPTSWCGDDVYDVSTQSQDVALDGTKYRDW encoded by the coding sequence GTGAAACAGTCCGGCGTCACCCTCATTGAACTGCTGGTCACCCTGACGATCATCATGATTCTGGCCTCCGTGGCCATGCCGTTGAGCCGGGTGTCCGGCAAACGGGTTCGCGAGATCGAACTCCGCCAACACCTGCGCACGATGAGGGCCGCCATCGATACGTTCAAGCTGGAATGGAACCGCGACGGCGACATGCTGATCGGTCCAGCCTGTCTCAAGAACAAACTGACGTGCAAGGACGTGACCAGCGTGTACGGGTACCCCAAATCTCTGGATGTGCTCCTCGGCGTCAAACTCACCGGCCAGGAGGCCACCGTCCGCGGGACGACCATGCGTCGGTACCTGCGGGCCATTCCGGTGGATCCGATCACGGGCAAACCCGACTGGCTGCTGCGGTGCTACCGGGATCCGCCCAATCCGACGTCCTGGTGCGGCGATGACGTGTACGATGTTTCGACACAGAGTCAGGATGTGGCCTTGGATGGAACGAAGTACAGGGATTGGTAA
- a CDS encoding secretin N-terminal domain-containing protein: MGRMNKLGRQAALVLTIASTIAGCSILTSPNAKRGDQHLAGGNWEEAALAYQQALKEDPFDLGLQRKYALARERAAAQHEQRGRSLLKERQIEQAVEEFKQALSIEPSNPEHQSGLAEALRLKEARDQAREAEKLSRLGRTEEALEYYARAVELDPALGQAVEGIARISEEQEAQKQDTGLSQPVTLRFRNAGLKEVLEGVAKAGGINLIFDKDVRNDPITISVQDTPFEEAINLILNSNNLFARRVGPQLLLISPNTKQKQEQYQDLMIRTFYLSNAKAKDMLVLLKSMLDSKRMHANEQMNAIVIRDQPEKLQLAEKIILANDRQEPEVLFDVEILEVNRTKNQIYGLNYPKQAGMGLVPPGFTGVLAADPQQFTYRQLTSLGPDSYLFRLPSTVLLDFFKQQTDAKTLAAPKIRVVNNKKAEINIGDKQPILLSTTNVLPGQAATGAVPTTSTVTSIEFRDTGVKLTVEPAIRLANELSLKMKIEVIRIGDQVTLQQSPLIQQFRFGNRSAETILNIKDGETIVLGGLIQEEDRKTRTTIPWIGDLPVIGDLLSSFRTERVTTEVILTITPHIVQNMVPPGPETQAFWSGTETLYATAPMFPGYLRKTSGPPELRRNGTLHGSSTDQNHRNGQNGASGPTGLPSSSSAKDAPSLYLKPPDLTAQVGRELRLDVMAEHLRGLQEGKITLRYDPQVLEFRRAMEGDLLKQGEGGGTVTAAADPREGTVELTLRRPTTPLSGDGPLVMVTFLAKTPGVSPLQVEMPGVSEQERAEDRSAVGQGVVRVR, translated from the coding sequence ATGGGCAGAATGAATAAGCTGGGTCGGCAGGCGGCGCTTGTGTTGACCATCGCGTCGACAATCGCGGGGTGCTCGATCCTGACCTCGCCGAACGCGAAACGCGGGGACCAGCATTTGGCCGGCGGCAACTGGGAAGAGGCCGCGTTGGCGTACCAGCAGGCGTTAAAAGAGGACCCTTTCGACCTGGGTCTCCAACGCAAGTATGCGCTGGCCCGCGAGCGGGCCGCCGCGCAACATGAACAACGCGGCCGGTCGCTGCTCAAAGAGCGACAGATCGAACAAGCCGTCGAAGAATTTAAACAGGCCCTCTCCATCGAACCTTCCAATCCTGAACATCAGTCCGGATTGGCCGAGGCCCTTCGTCTCAAAGAAGCGCGGGATCAGGCCCGCGAGGCTGAGAAACTGTCGCGGTTGGGGCGAACCGAGGAAGCCCTGGAATACTATGCACGCGCGGTCGAACTCGACCCCGCATTGGGTCAAGCTGTCGAAGGCATCGCGCGAATCAGCGAGGAACAGGAAGCCCAAAAGCAAGACACCGGCCTCAGCCAACCCGTCACCCTGCGCTTTCGGAACGCCGGCTTGAAGGAAGTGCTGGAAGGGGTCGCCAAGGCCGGCGGCATCAACCTTATTTTCGATAAGGACGTCCGCAACGATCCGATCACGATCTCCGTTCAGGACACGCCGTTCGAAGAGGCGATCAATCTGATCCTGAACAGCAACAACCTGTTCGCCCGCCGGGTCGGGCCGCAGTTGCTCTTGATCAGTCCCAATACCAAGCAAAAACAGGAGCAATACCAGGATCTCATGATCCGGACCTTTTACTTGTCCAATGCCAAGGCCAAGGATATGTTGGTCCTGCTCAAGAGCATGCTCGACAGCAAGCGGATGCACGCCAACGAGCAGATGAACGCCATCGTCATTCGCGACCAGCCGGAAAAGCTGCAACTGGCCGAGAAGATCATCCTCGCCAACGACCGCCAGGAACCCGAAGTGTTGTTCGACGTCGAAATCCTGGAAGTCAATCGGACCAAGAATCAAATTTACGGGCTGAACTATCCGAAGCAGGCCGGCATGGGGTTGGTCCCGCCGGGATTCACCGGGGTGCTGGCGGCCGACCCGCAGCAGTTCACCTACCGCCAACTGACCAGCCTGGGCCCGGACAGCTATCTCTTCCGTCTGCCGAGCACAGTCCTGCTGGACTTCTTCAAGCAGCAAACCGACGCCAAGACGTTGGCGGCGCCCAAGATCCGGGTGGTGAACAACAAGAAAGCGGAAATCAACATCGGCGACAAACAACCGATTCTGCTCTCGACCACCAATGTCTTGCCCGGTCAGGCCGCCACCGGCGCCGTCCCGACCACCTCCACCGTGACGTCGATCGAGTTTCGGGACACCGGCGTCAAATTGACCGTCGAGCCGGCCATCCGGCTGGCCAACGAACTGTCGTTGAAGATGAAGATCGAGGTGATTCGTATCGGCGATCAGGTCACGTTGCAACAATCCCCCCTCATCCAGCAATTTCGATTCGGGAACCGGTCCGCGGAGACCATCTTGAATATCAAAGACGGCGAGACGATCGTGCTGGGCGGTCTCATTCAGGAAGAAGACCGCAAGACCCGAACGACGATCCCCTGGATCGGCGACCTTCCGGTGATCGGCGATCTGCTCAGTTCATTCAGGACCGAGCGGGTGACGACGGAAGTCATCCTGACCATTACGCCGCACATCGTTCAGAACATGGTCCCGCCCGGCCCCGAGACCCAGGCCTTTTGGTCCGGGACCGAAACGCTCTACGCCACCGCTCCAATGTTCCCCGGCTACCTCCGGAAAACTTCCGGTCCGCCGGAGCTGAGACGAAACGGAACACTCCACGGCTCTTCGACCGATCAGAATCATCGCAATGGTCAAAACGGAGCGTCCGGGCCGACGGGCCTTCCTTCATCGTCGTCCGCCAAAGATGCGCCGTCGCTTTATTTGAAACCGCCCGACCTGACGGCGCAGGTCGGGCGCGAGCTTCGGTTGGATGTCATGGCCGAGCATCTCCGTGGACTGCAGGAAGGGAAGATCACGCTTCGCTATGACCCTCAGGTGTTGGAGTTTCGGAGAGCCATGGAGGGCGACCTGCTCAAGCAAGGGGAAGGAGGCGGGACAGTGACCGCCGCCGCCGACCCGCGCGAAGGCACGGTCGAGTTGACTCTGCGTCGCCCGACTACGCCGCTTTCCGGGGACGGCCCGCTCGTCATGGTGACGTTCCTGGCCAAGACGCCGGGGGTCTCGCCGCTGCAGGTGGAAATGCCGGGCGTATCCGAGCAGGAACGCGCGGAGGACCGCTCGGCGGTCGGACAGGGAGTGGTCAGAGTACGGTGA
- a CDS encoding nucleotide sugar dehydrogenase: MGQVRGKKRGRRIAVVGLGYVGLPIAVAFGKHAPVIGFDINRAKIAELRRGIDRTGEVSADDLRSARVHYTYEPAELKSADFIIVAVPTPINEAHQPDLTALKKASELIGANLSPGTIVVYESTVYPGATEEVCLPILEQSSGLKCGIDFKLGYSPERINPGDKEHTLAKIVKVVSAQDDESLEIVANTYAMVVEAGIHRAPSIKVAEAAKVIENTQRDLNIALMNELALIFHRLGIDTKSVLKAAGTKWNFLKFSPGLVGGHCIGVDPYYLTTKAESVGYHPQVILAGRRINNGMGKFVAEQTIKLLSQLERPVKALKVAVLGLTFKENVADLRNSRVPDIINELREYGVQVVVHDPLAEPEEAVAEYGIHLASWDRIRQVDGLVLAVAHRAYTTMTVRELLQPLRRKREGVIIDVKGVLNTDALPHSLRYWRL; encoded by the coding sequence ATGGGACAAGTCAGGGGTAAGAAGCGAGGGCGACGAATTGCCGTGGTGGGGCTCGGGTATGTGGGGCTCCCGATCGCGGTCGCGTTCGGAAAACATGCGCCGGTCATCGGCTTTGACATCAACCGAGCGAAGATCGCCGAGCTGCGCCGAGGCATCGATCGAACGGGCGAGGTCTCCGCCGATGATCTCCGCTCGGCGCGCGTCCACTACACATACGAGCCGGCGGAATTGAAATCCGCTGATTTCATCATCGTCGCGGTTCCCACTCCGATCAACGAAGCCCATCAGCCCGATCTGACCGCTTTGAAGAAAGCGTCGGAGCTGATCGGAGCCAACCTCTCTCCCGGCACGATCGTGGTTTATGAGTCCACCGTGTATCCGGGCGCGACCGAAGAAGTCTGCCTGCCCATCCTCGAACAATCCTCCGGCCTCAAGTGCGGGATCGATTTCAAACTCGGTTACTCGCCTGAACGGATCAATCCCGGCGACAAGGAACATACCCTCGCCAAGATCGTGAAGGTCGTCTCCGCGCAGGATGACGAATCGCTGGAGATCGTGGCGAACACGTACGCCATGGTGGTCGAAGCCGGCATCCATCGGGCCCCGAGCATCAAAGTCGCCGAGGCGGCGAAGGTGATCGAGAACACCCAGCGCGATCTCAACATCGCCCTCATGAACGAACTGGCTTTGATTTTCCATCGCTTGGGCATCGACACCAAATCCGTCCTGAAAGCGGCCGGAACCAAATGGAATTTCCTCAAATTTTCCCCCGGCCTGGTCGGCGGCCATTGCATCGGCGTCGATCCCTACTATCTGACGACCAAGGCCGAGTCGGTCGGATACCATCCGCAAGTCATTCTGGCAGGCCGCCGGATCAACAACGGCATGGGTAAATTCGTCGCGGAACAGACGATCAAACTCCTGAGTCAACTGGAACGGCCGGTCAAAGCTCTGAAGGTGGCCGTGCTGGGCCTCACCTTCAAAGAAAACGTCGCGGACCTGCGGAACAGCCGGGTCCCGGACATCATCAACGAGTTGCGGGAATACGGTGTCCAGGTCGTTGTGCATGATCCCCTGGCTGAACCGGAAGAGGCGGTGGCTGAATACGGCATCCATCTCGCGTCGTGGGACCGGATCAGACAGGTCGATGGCCTGGTTCTGGCCGTCGCCCATCGCGCCTATACGACGATGACCGTGCGAGAGTTGCTGCAGCCGTTACGGCGGAAGCGCGAGGGCGTCATCATCGACGTCAAAGGGGTCCTTAACACGGACGCTCTGCCGCATTCGCTCCGGTATTGGCGACTGTAG
- a CDS encoding choice-of-anchor D domain-containing protein codes for MHQSKDRIMQLLKTLLLSGALSYSVVGLNVSALVGLATVADRAAAAESLSSATSSTIPQKSIQPSDPKHGQRSVKGRKLIRRPSARQLVPTTPSTLSSPAPVQGAPTTSPVSPTTSDSSTTGQKEGSTTTSSSGGTTKNAPSGTGSISISTVTSSSVSVPTTSSTSTGSSSNLTSAASASTAAPASNSSSSGNSFAGRALQKLLTQMPSLADILSPQSLSTPASPPPSTTSPTIGKTPASLSFSAVQNGSNPAGQTVTISNTGSETLNWTAVSSANWLSLNGAASASGTNSGSFTVGVNHSGLAVGTYNASITISATGATNTPQTVPVILTVTAAPTPTIGLSTTNLSFTGVQGGANPGNQVITITNTGSGTLAWSAAENAAWLSVSPASGTGNGSITVSVNTAGLSAGTVSAPITITASGATNTPQTVTVSLVVTAPATPAIGYSPASLSFTATQGGANPSNQALSITNTGTGTLSWTVSDNATWLTLSRASGTGNGSVTASVSVSGLAAGTYNAAITIAATGATNTPQTVPVTLTVSAAQTPTIGLSPTSLSFTAAQGAANPAAQTVNVTNPGSGTLTWTASDNASWLTLNTTSGTTTTETDPITVSVNTSGLSAGTYNAVITITASGATNTPQTVPVTLTLNVPATSSATLTWNANTESDLAGYKVYRATAPGAYGAPIATLQGNVTNYVATGLQVGTTYYFVVTAYDSAGNESAYSNEVSKSVF; via the coding sequence ATGCACCAGTCAAAGGATCGAATCATGCAGTTGCTCAAGACGTTGCTTCTCAGCGGAGCCTTGAGTTACTCTGTTGTCGGCCTGAACGTGAGCGCACTGGTCGGATTGGCGACCGTCGCGGACAGAGCGGCGGCGGCAGAGTCCCTTTCCTCTGCGACTTCTTCGACGATTCCGCAGAAGAGCATCCAACCATCTGATCCCAAACACGGTCAACGTTCTGTCAAGGGCCGTAAACTGATCCGCCGCCCGTCGGCCAGGCAACTGGTTCCCACTACTCCATCGACACTGTCCAGTCCGGCTCCGGTTCAAGGTGCTCCGACGACTTCACCCGTCAGCCCTACAACGAGCGACAGTTCCACAACCGGGCAAAAGGAAGGCTCGACAACGACTTCTTCTTCTGGAGGAACCACGAAAAACGCCCCAAGCGGGACCGGTTCCATCTCGATCTCGACGGTCACGTCTTCATCCGTGTCGGTGCCGACGACCTCGTCTACAAGCACCGGTTCAAGTTCAAACCTGACCTCGGCCGCGAGTGCATCCACCGCGGCTCCGGCGTCTAACAGTTCTTCGTCGGGAAACAGCTTCGCGGGCAGAGCGCTCCAAAAGCTGTTGACTCAAATGCCCAGCTTGGCCGATATTCTGTCGCCACAGTCCTTGTCCACTCCTGCATCGCCACCGCCGTCCACAACCAGTCCTACTATTGGAAAGACTCCGGCAAGCCTCTCATTCTCGGCCGTTCAAAACGGTTCGAACCCGGCCGGCCAAACCGTCACGATCAGTAATACCGGTTCCGAGACGCTGAATTGGACCGCCGTTTCAAGCGCAAATTGGTTAAGTCTCAACGGAGCCGCTTCGGCGTCCGGAACAAATAGCGGATCGTTCACCGTAGGCGTCAATCACTCCGGACTCGCGGTCGGAACCTACAATGCCTCGATTACGATCAGCGCGACCGGTGCGACAAATACACCGCAGACGGTCCCTGTGATACTGACGGTCACGGCTGCGCCGACACCGACCATCGGTTTGAGCACAACGAATCTGTCGTTCACCGGTGTCCAAGGAGGGGCTAACCCAGGCAATCAGGTAATCACGATCACCAACACGGGATCGGGTACGCTGGCGTGGAGCGCGGCTGAGAACGCAGCCTGGCTAAGCGTGAGCCCGGCATCGGGAACCGGGAACGGATCGATCACAGTGAGTGTCAACACGGCGGGATTGAGCGCCGGCACCGTCAGTGCGCCGATCACGATCACAGCCTCGGGCGCCACCAATACGCCTCAAACCGTCACCGTCTCCCTGGTGGTGACGGCTCCTGCAACCCCGGCGATCGGCTATAGCCCTGCGAGTCTGAGCTTCACCGCGACCCAGGGCGGGGCCAATCCAAGCAATCAAGCGTTGAGCATCACCAACACCGGAACCGGGACATTAAGCTGGACTGTCAGCGACAATGCGACGTGGCTCACGCTTAGCCGTGCGTCCGGAACCGGAAATGGTTCAGTGACAGCAAGCGTCAGTGTATCTGGCTTGGCGGCTGGCACCTACAATGCCGCCATTACGATTGCCGCAACCGGCGCAACGAATACCCCGCAAACGGTGCCTGTGACGCTGACCGTGAGTGCCGCTCAGACTCCGACGATTGGCTTGAGCCCGACCAGCCTTTCGTTCACCGCCGCTCAAGGGGCAGCCAACCCAGCGGCGCAGACGGTGAACGTGACAAATCCAGGTAGTGGAACCCTGACTTGGACGGCCAGCGACAATGCATCCTGGCTGACGTTGAACACGACATCGGGCACAACGACAACGGAAACCGATCCGATCACAGTTAGTGTCAACACGTCGGGCTTGTCTGCTGGCACCTACAACGCCGTCATTACGATTACGGCCAGCGGCGCAACGAATACCCCGCAAACGGTGCCTGTGACCTTGACCCTCAACGTGCCGGCGACATCGTCGGCTACCCTGACCTGGAACGCCAACACGGAGAGCGATTTGGCCGGGTATAAGGTTTACCGGGCGACGGCGCCGGGCGCCTATGGAGCTCCGATCGCAACGTTGCAAGGCAACGTCACGAACTACGTGGCTACCGGGCTGCAGGTCGGCACGACATACTATTTTGTCGTGACCGCCTATGACAGTGCGGGAAACGAAAGTGCGTATTCGAACGAGGTCAGCAAGAGCGTGTTCTGA
- a CDS encoding SGNH/GDSL hydrolase family protein, whose translation MSKVQKRSPIASTADAVLLGTIFLILLGFVYTWTRKDVLGMTFIFYGACELLGVTAYTVAYLVLKESIRINLALVTVSVGVTILSSEIVLSLVQTDVDDRVFAARLAGAKFDQRSKFELIDNLKASGVQAVPSITPRLWAEGNAGRVHDGQLIPLSGLSKRVTVFCNEGGEFATYESDEHGFNNPIGLYQKGKVDVVLIGDSFAHGACVKQGEDIASHLRAYDIRALNLGMAGSGPLIELAILTEYAEPVAPRIVLWMYFEENDQYNLVREQTFPFFLRYLDRQFKLGLFDQQDKIDTLLLEPFLAEAQADVESEEEERRQREGIRGQKWAKILRLYHLRTRLGVNKPASPPSTPPPSDLFSKILAEARNRALAWGGRMYFVYIPDYTRYNQTHRDHDSLFHRAGVLEAVQKLGIPIIDVHEFLSHHPDPLSLYPLRVHGHFNAQGYRLIANYLQQSIDEIETRFLVPPANPTS comes from the coding sequence GTGAGTAAAGTACAGAAAAGATCGCCTATCGCTTCGACAGCGGATGCGGTTCTTTTGGGAACCATATTCCTTATCCTATTGGGTTTTGTTTACACCTGGACAAGAAAAGATGTCTTAGGGATGACATTTATTTTTTACGGGGCTTGTGAACTACTGGGGGTTACGGCATACACAGTCGCTTATTTGGTTCTGAAGGAATCGATCAGGATAAACCTTGCGTTAGTTACCGTTTCTGTCGGAGTCACGATTTTGTCGTCTGAAATCGTGCTGTCGCTTGTCCAGACTGATGTGGATGATCGAGTTTTTGCGGCCCGCTTGGCGGGAGCGAAGTTCGATCAGCGAAGTAAGTTTGAACTCATCGACAATCTCAAGGCGAGCGGTGTCCAGGCGGTTCCTTCTATTACGCCAAGACTATGGGCAGAAGGGAATGCGGGTCGGGTTCACGATGGACAACTTATTCCGCTAAGCGGCTTATCAAAAAGAGTAACGGTCTTTTGCAACGAAGGGGGAGAGTTCGCCACATATGAAAGTGACGAACATGGATTTAATAACCCCATCGGGTTGTACCAGAAGGGGAAAGTCGATGTCGTTCTTATCGGAGATTCTTTCGCGCATGGAGCCTGCGTAAAACAAGGGGAAGACATCGCCTCTCATCTTCGAGCCTATGACATCAGAGCGCTCAATTTGGGCATGGCTGGTAGCGGGCCTTTGATCGAACTGGCGATCTTGACGGAATATGCGGAACCCGTGGCACCTCGCATTGTTCTGTGGATGTATTTCGAGGAAAACGACCAGTACAATCTTGTACGAGAGCAGACATTTCCCTTTTTCCTGCGATACTTGGACCGGCAATTCAAGTTGGGCCTGTTCGACCAGCAGGATAAAATAGATACTTTGCTTTTAGAACCATTTCTTGCCGAGGCTCAAGCTGACGTAGAGTCCGAGGAAGAAGAACGAAGACAGCGGGAGGGAATAAGAGGGCAGAAGTGGGCGAAGATTCTAAGGCTGTACCACTTGCGAACGCGATTGGGGGTGAACAAGCCGGCTTCTCCTCCTTCCACGCCCCCGCCTTCCGATCTGTTCTCTAAAATTCTTGCCGAAGCCAGAAACCGCGCTCTGGCGTGGGGCGGTCGGATGTATTTCGTGTATATTCCCGACTACACCAGATACAATCAGACGCACCGGGACCACGATTCGCTTTTCCACAGAGCCGGGGTCCTGGAGGCTGTTCAGAAACTGGGAATACCTATCATCGATGTTCACGAATTTTTGAGTCATCATCCGGATCCTCTATCTTTATACCCGCTCCGAGTCCATGGACATTTCAACGCACAAGGTTACCGTTTGATAGCCAATTACCTTCAACAGTCCATTGATGAGATAGAAACCCGCTTTTTAGTTCCTCCTGCAAATCCTACCTCTTAG
- a CDS encoding O-antigen ligase family protein, whose protein sequence is MRIFVLFLTYYGCAIYGYFNPVFGVLFFVHITVLRPESLVWGNLVFGRLHLITAGLSLAGYLIHRQTLERQSEIQGKYQTRYVFLFLTYIVWLYVVTFLAEASFDRSLEKALDMTKIFALCFLLSKTLTTKERFEHYIWVTAVSFGLLGFWGFLQGVSGNFRLDDLWPGGSSQISAALVLVIPLILARAMDPRLAKMLKFVLIGCAIAIVLCLMYTSSRGGFLGLVGAGGMFFLLMRQRTKALIFAAAVAAAVIIWQPASYQERISTIFVPEEQRDASSQSRVVLWSIALRIWQDHMIAGVGLNNFSAIKETYVDKVSDLVQDPVMYDIIFGKERLPHGVYTGMLAESGLVGLMLFLCIVLRGLVFQVPSVFGADERFRNLHFQMRGAQAGIVGFLIASLFADLQYIEFFYVHLFFVGALRAYAYRVGELAHENGTPIMTPESQTVLQLAQEPS, encoded by the coding sequence ATGCGCATCTTCGTCCTATTCTTAACCTATTACGGCTGCGCTATTTACGGGTACTTCAACCCCGTCTTTGGCGTGCTCTTTTTCGTTCACATTACCGTTCTACGGCCCGAGAGCTTGGTATGGGGGAACCTCGTCTTCGGACGGCTTCATCTCATTACCGCCGGTCTGAGCCTAGCGGGTTATCTCATCCATCGGCAGACACTTGAACGACAAAGCGAAATTCAAGGCAAGTATCAAACCAGGTATGTGTTTTTGTTTCTCACATACATCGTTTGGTTGTATGTCGTCACTTTCCTTGCAGAGGCGTCATTCGATCGCAGCCTTGAAAAAGCGCTTGATATGACGAAGATCTTCGCCCTTTGCTTTCTTTTGAGCAAGACACTTACTACGAAAGAACGTTTCGAGCACTATATCTGGGTGACGGCCGTATCATTTGGCCTTTTGGGATTCTGGGGATTTCTACAAGGCGTCTCGGGAAACTTCCGGTTAGACGATTTGTGGCCTGGTGGATCAAGCCAAATTTCCGCCGCGCTGGTTCTCGTCATACCGCTTATACTGGCGCGAGCGATGGATCCACGCCTAGCGAAAATGCTCAAGTTCGTGTTGATCGGCTGCGCGATAGCGATCGTACTGTGCCTGATGTACACTTCATCACGTGGTGGATTCTTAGGGCTTGTAGGGGCGGGCGGAATGTTTTTCCTGTTGATGCGGCAGCGGACAAAGGCGTTGATTTTTGCCGCCGCTGTTGCCGCAGCGGTCATCATATGGCAACCGGCATCCTATCAAGAACGGATCAGCACCATCTTTGTCCCAGAAGAACAGCGGGATGCCTCCTCACAATCGCGAGTTGTTTTGTGGAGTATTGCCTTGCGAATTTGGCAGGATCACATGATCGCGGGTGTTGGCCTGAACAACTTTTCTGCGATAAAAGAAACCTATGTCGACAAGGTTTCAGACCTGGTCCAGGACCCTGTAATGTATGACATCATATTCGGCAAAGAAAGGCTGCCTCACGGCGTCTATACCGGCATGCTGGCGGAATCCGGCCTGGTAGGACTTATGCTATTTTTATGTATTGTCCTGCGCGGCCTTGTTTTTCAAGTGCCTTCCGTTTTCGGCGCTGACGAGCGATTTCGAAACTTGCATTTTCAAATGCGTGGCGCGCAGGCAGGTATTGTCGGATTTCTCATCGCCAGTCTGTTTGCCGATCTCCAATATATTGAGTTCTTCTACGTACACCTATTTTTCGTTGGCGCGCTGCGCGCCTATGCTTATCGGGTTGGTGAGTTGGCACATGAGAATGGAACACCTATCATGACACCTGAATCTCAGACTGTTCTGCAACTCGCGCAAGAACCGAGTTAA
- a CDS encoding glycosyltransferase has translation MASFFPQTQAEHIAIMAISGDPSDRIVVGHMIYAFTVGGEERELLNIIRYGNKERFLHVIVSFTEVGAFGEEAQRLGFRVLSLNKKMGNDFSLPFRIAKLISMYGVRVIHARGWATLVEAALASRLSRVRGSIYAFHGRTYDDLQGRSIKRQLLQSLFVRAYDRIVTLNSLMKREFSRECRLSEDKIDVIANGIELDRFSPSSNRSALREAHGIPLDRFVIGNVGRLDPVKNHETLLRAVYGLKQRGRRPYLIIVGEGPSRAALESLIASLGLADDVRLSGFSKRIPELLNCMDLYVQSSLYEGSSHTLVEAMACGLPVVATDVGGTADLFEDGREGFRFKPRDENALLELIAKIQDDPQLRRTMGYHARDRALKLFSVEMMVKRYEQIYHELATLR, from the coding sequence ATGGCTTCGTTCTTCCCACAGACTCAAGCTGAACATATCGCTATCATGGCTATATCGGGCGACCCTTCGGATCGCATCGTTGTCGGGCATATGATATACGCCTTCACGGTTGGCGGTGAGGAGCGTGAACTACTGAACATTATCCGCTACGGGAACAAGGAGCGCTTTCTCCATGTCATTGTGAGCTTTACCGAAGTCGGAGCGTTTGGCGAAGAAGCCCAACGTTTGGGATTCAGGGTCCTTTCGCTGAACAAGAAAATGGGGAATGACTTTTCTCTTCCCTTTCGCATCGCAAAGCTTATCAGCATGTACGGCGTTCGCGTGATACACGCTAGAGGATGGGCCACATTGGTGGAAGCCGCCTTGGCTTCGAGACTGTCGAGGGTCAGAGGATCAATTTATGCCTTTCATGGACGAACTTACGATGACCTACAGGGACGAAGTATCAAACGCCAGTTGCTCCAGTCGCTCTTTGTGCGGGCTTACGATCGCATCGTTACCTTAAACTCCTTGATGAAAAGGGAGTTCTCGCGCGAATGTCGTCTCAGCGAAGACAAGATCGATGTCATAGCCAACGGGATTGAGTTAGACAGGTTTTCTCCGTCGTCAAATCGCTCCGCGCTGAGGGAAGCACATGGTATTCCGCTTGACAGATTCGTAATCGGGAACGTTGGCCGACTGGATCCTGTCAAGAATCACGAGACTCTGTTACGCGCAGTGTATGGCCTAAAACAACGCGGGAGAAGGCCTTATCTCATCATTGTCGGCGAAGGACCATCCAGAGCAGCGCTCGAGAGCCTGATCGCCAGTCTTGGCCTCGCGGACGACGTTCGTCTTTCCGGATTCAGCAAGCGTATTCCAGAACTTCTAAACTGTATGGATCTTTATGTTCAGTCTTCTTTGTATGAGGGGTCCAGTCATACATTGGTGGAAGCGATGGCCTGCGGTCTTCCCGTCGTGGCGACTGATGTCGGAGGAACTGCCGATCTGTTTGAAGATGGCCGCGAGGGGTTCCGCTTCAAACCTCGTGACGAGAACGCCTTGTTGGAGTTGATCGCCAAGATTCAAGACGATCCCCAACTTCGGAGAACTATGGGTTATCACGCGCGTGACCGTGCACTCAAATTATTCTCTGTCGAAATGATGGTCAAACGTTACGAACAGATCTATCACGAACTTGCAACGCTAAGATAG